A genome region from Prionailurus bengalensis isolate Pbe53 chromosome B4, Fcat_Pben_1.1_paternal_pri, whole genome shotgun sequence includes the following:
- the RNF41 gene encoding E3 ubiquitin-protein ligase NRDP1 encodes MGYDVTRFQGDVDEDLICPICSGVLEEPVQAPHCEHAFCNACITQWFSQQQTCPVDRSVVTVAHLRPVPRIMRNMLSKLQIACDNAVFGCSAVVRLDNLMSHLSDCEHNPKRPVTCEQGCGLEMPKDELPNHNCIKHLRSVVQQQQTRIAELEKTSAEHKHQLAEQKRDIQLLKAYMRAIRSVNPNLQNLEETIEYNEILEWVNSLQPARVTRWGGMISTPDAVLQAVIKRSLVESGCPASIVNELIENAHERSWPQGLATLETRQMNRRYYENYVAKRIPGKQAVVVMACENQHMGDDMVQEPGLVMIFAHGVEEI; translated from the exons ATGGGGTATGATGTAACCCGTTTCCAGGGGGATGTTGACGAAGACCTTATCTGTCCTATTTGCAGTGGTGTCTTGGAGGAGCCAGTCCAG GCACCTCATTGTGAGCATGCTTTCTGCAATGCCTGCATCACCCAGTGGTTTTCTCAGCAGCAGACATGTCCGGTGGACCGTAGCGTTGTGACGGTCGCCCACCTGCGCCCAGTACCTCGGATCATGCGGAACATGTTGTCAAAGCTGCAGATTGCCTGCGACAACGCTGTATTTGGCTGTAGTGCTGTTGTCCGGCTTGACAACCTCATGTCTCACCTCAGCGACTGTGAGCACAACCCCAAACGGCCTGTGACCTGTGAACAGGGCTGCGG CCTGGAGATGCCCAAAGATGAGCTGCCAAACCACAACTGCATTAAGCACCTGCGCTCAGTGGTACAGCAGCAACAGACACGCATCGCAGAGCTGGAGAAGACCTCAGCAGAGCACAAACACCAGCTGGCAGAGCAG AAGCGAGATATCCAGCTGCTAAAGGCATACATGCGTGCAATTCGCAGTGTCAACCCCAACCTTCAGAACCTGGAGGAAACAATTGAATACAACGAGATCCTAGA GTGGGTGAACTCCCTGCAGCCAGCAAGAGTGACCCGCTGGGGAGGGATGATCTCGACCCCAGATGCTGTACTCCAGGCTGTAATCAAGCGCTCCCTGGTGGAGAGTGGCTGTCCTGCCTCTATCGTCAACGAGCTGATCGAAAATGCCCACGAGCGTAGCTGGCCCCAGGGTCTGGCCACACTagagacaagacagatgaacCGGCGCTACTATGAGAACTACGTGGCCAAGCGCATCCCTGGCAAGCAGGCTGTTGTCGTGATGGCCTGTGAGAACCAGCATATGGGTGATGACATGGTGCAGGAGCCGGGGCTTGTCATGATATTTGCGCATGGTGTGGAAGAGATATAG